A genomic window from Agrobacterium larrymoorei includes:
- the ruvB gene encoding Holliday junction branch migration DNA helicase RuvB: MSEAARLISAEKRGEDIDTTLRPQTLDDFTGQAEARANLKIFIEAAKNRGEALDHVLFVGPPGLGKTTLAQIMAKELGVNFKSTSGPVIAKAGDLAALLTNLEERDVLFIDEIHRLNPAVEEILYPAMEDFQLDLIIGEGPAARSVKIDLSKFTLVAATTRLGLLTTPLRDRFGIPVRLSFYTVDELELIVRRGARLMGLPMTDEGAREIARRARGTPRIAGRLLRRVRDFAEVARAEAVTREIADEALTRLLVDNMGLDQLDMRYLTMIAMNFGGGPVGIETIAAGLSEPRDAIEDIIEPYMIQQGFIQRTPRGRILTATAWKHLGMQPPKDLEAAQFRLSLEDE; this comes from the coding sequence ATGAGTGAGGCTGCACGGCTGATTTCTGCTGAGAAGCGCGGCGAGGATATCGACACGACGCTGCGCCCGCAGACGCTGGATGATTTTACCGGCCAAGCGGAGGCGCGCGCCAATCTGAAGATCTTTATCGAAGCGGCGAAGAACCGTGGCGAGGCGCTGGACCATGTGCTCTTCGTCGGTCCGCCCGGCCTCGGCAAGACGACGCTGGCGCAAATCATGGCCAAGGAGCTTGGGGTGAACTTCAAGTCTACCTCCGGTCCGGTCATCGCCAAGGCGGGCGATCTTGCCGCGCTGCTGACCAATCTGGAAGAGCGTGATGTGCTGTTCATCGATGAAATCCACCGCCTCAATCCGGCCGTCGAGGAAATCCTCTATCCGGCCATGGAAGATTTTCAGCTTGATCTGATCATTGGTGAAGGGCCTGCGGCGCGGTCTGTGAAGATCGATCTGTCGAAGTTTACCCTCGTTGCGGCCACCACGCGCCTTGGTCTTTTGACCACGCCGCTGCGCGATCGTTTCGGCATTCCGGTGCGGCTTTCCTTCTATACGGTGGATGAGCTGGAACTGATCGTGCGGCGTGGTGCGCGCCTGATGGGCCTGCCGATGACGGATGAGGGTGCGCGGGAAATCGCCCGTCGCGCCCGCGGCACGCCACGTATTGCCGGGCGCCTGTTGCGCCGCGTGCGCGACTTTGCTGAAGTTGCGCGCGCCGAGGCCGTGACGCGGGAGATTGCCGACGAGGCGCTGACCCGGCTTCTGGTCGACAATATGGGTCTCGACCAGCTGGATATGCGCTATCTGACGATGATCGCGATGAATTTCGGCGGCGGGCCTGTGGGTATCGAAACTATCGCAGCAGGTCTTTCAGAGCCCCGCGATGCCATCGAAGACATTATCGAGCCCTATATGATCCAGCAGGGATTTATCCAGAGAACGCCGCGTGGCCGTATTTTGACCGCGACGGCGTGGAAGCATCTCGGTATGCAGCCGCCTAAGGATCTGGAAGCGGCGCAGTTCCGCCTTTCTCTCGAGGACGAATAA
- a CDS encoding PIN domain-containing protein translates to MTRRFGLDTNVLLRVAIDDDPGQREKVKTLLQSLGEDDVLIVSLPVILEVAWVLERLYEYPKEQVLDFLQAILERREVEVPDYQVVGNAIDICRGTTADFSDAIISELNRLSGCATTYTFDIKAARKIPGMELLT, encoded by the coding sequence ATGACGCGCCGATTCGGGCTCGATACCAATGTCCTGTTGCGCGTGGCAATCGACGACGATCCTGGCCAAAGAGAGAAGGTGAAGACGCTTCTTCAAAGCTTGGGAGAGGATGACGTGCTGATCGTCAGTCTGCCGGTCATATTGGAAGTGGCATGGGTGCTTGAGCGCCTTTACGAATACCCGAAGGAACAGGTTCTCGACTTTCTCCAGGCTATTCTCGAGCGACGCGAAGTCGAAGTGCCGGATTATCAGGTTGTCGGAAATGCCATTGACATATGCCGTGGAACAACAGCCGATTTTTCGGACGCTATTATTTCAGAACTGAACAGACTATCGGGTTGTGCGACGACATATACTTTTGACATCAAAGCAGCGCGAAAAATACCCGGAATGGAACTTTTGACATGA
- a CDS encoding AbrB/MazE/SpoVT family DNA-binding domain-containing protein, whose product MGFQTTITSKGQMTVPKNVRDELELKPGDKCYVWVRNGEMIVVPRNKSFNDLAGLLGAPPNGKRLTIEELDPGYVAADHYGESMLPEDDE is encoded by the coding sequence ATGGGTTTTCAAACGACGATCACTTCCAAAGGGCAGATGACAGTACCGAAGAATGTGCGCGACGAGCTGGAGCTTAAGCCTGGCGACAAGTGCTACGTTTGGGTGCGCAATGGTGAGATGATCGTGGTGCCGCGCAACAAGTCTTTCAATGATCTCGCAGGACTTCTTGGTGCACCGCCAAATGGCAAAAGGCTGACGATCGAAGAGTTGGATCCTGGCTATGTGGCTGCGGATCACTATGGGGAGTCGATGCTGCCCGAGGACGATGAATGA
- the ruvA gene encoding Holliday junction branch migration protein RuvA gives MIGKLKGTIEEIGDDYVLVDVHGVCYVAHCSARTLSRLGSVGEAVVLFIETYVREDQLKLFGFMSALEREWFNLLQSVQGVGSKVALAVLSTLSPSELANAIALQDKAVVSRAPGVGPKVAIRIVTELRNKAPAFAGEAAGAIGLKQEIGEGAAPAPVADAVSALTNLGYSRDQAANAVAAALKNGGEGADSAKLIRLGLKELSR, from the coding sequence ATGATCGGCAAACTCAAAGGCACCATAGAGGAAATCGGCGACGACTATGTTCTCGTTGACGTTCATGGCGTCTGCTATGTGGCGCATTGCTCCGCCCGCACATTGTCCAGGCTGGGTTCGGTCGGCGAGGCCGTGGTGCTGTTCATCGAGACCTACGTGCGCGAGGACCAGTTGAAGCTCTTCGGCTTCATGAGCGCGCTGGAGCGCGAGTGGTTCAACCTGTTGCAGAGCGTGCAGGGTGTGGGCTCCAAAGTGGCGCTCGCAGTGCTTTCCACCCTCTCGCCCTCCGAACTTGCCAATGCCATCGCGCTGCAGGACAAGGCTGTGGTGTCGCGTGCACCCGGCGTCGGCCCGAAGGTGGCGATCCGTATCGTCACCGAGTTGCGCAACAAGGCCCCTGCTTTTGCTGGAGAGGCGGCAGGTGCCATCGGTCTCAAGCAGGAGATCGGCGAAGGAGCGGCACCGGCACCCGTGGCCGACGCCGTCTCGGCGTTGACCAATCTCGGCTATTCGCGCGATCAGGCTGCCAATGCCGTGGCCGCCGCCTTGAAGAATGGTGGTGAGGGTGCAGACAGCGCCAAGCTGATTAGGCTGGGTTTGAAGGAACTTTCGCGATAA
- the ruvC gene encoding crossover junction endodeoxyribonuclease RuvC gives MQNAIRIIGIDPGLRRTGWGIIETIGNSLRFVASGTVTSDGDMDLASRLCQLHDGLADVVHSYQPDEAAVEQTFVNKDAVATLKLGQARGIAMLVPARAGLHVSEYAPNAVKKAVIGVGHGEKQQIHMMLKILMPKAEFKGNDAADALAIAICHAHNRGGDRMRRLLAAG, from the coding sequence ATGCAGAACGCGATTCGAATTATCGGCATTGATCCGGGGCTGAGACGCACGGGCTGGGGTATCATCGAGACGATCGGCAACAGCCTGCGTTTCGTGGCGTCCGGCACCGTCACGTCGGATGGCGACATGGATCTCGCCTCCCGTCTTTGCCAATTGCATGACGGGCTGGCGGATGTCGTTCATTCGTACCAGCCGGACGAGGCGGCGGTGGAGCAGACCTTCGTCAACAAGGATGCGGTGGCGACCCTGAAGCTTGGCCAAGCGCGTGGCATTGCCATGCTCGTTCCCGCCCGCGCCGGTCTCCATGTGTCCGAATATGCACCGAATGCGGTCAAGAAGGCGGTGATCGGTGTGGGGCATGGGGAAAAGCAGCAAATCCACATGATGCTGAAAATCCTGATGCCGAAGGCTGAGTTCAAGGGTAACGACGCCGCCGATGCGCTGGCGATTGCTATCTGCCATGCCCATAACCGCGGGGGCGACCGGATGCGCCGGCTCCTTGCCGCGGGCTAA
- a CDS encoding LLM class flavin-dependent oxidoreductase has translation MIPFSILDLSPIGDGENASQALDNSRRMAIKAEEHGYERFWLAEHHGMPGIASAATSIVIAHVGAATSRIRVGSGGIMLPNHSPLVIAEQFGTLAALLPGRVDLGLGRAPGTDMRTARALRRNLDAGAENFPHDIVELQRYLGAPEPDQAILAVPGVNSNVPIWLLGSSIYSAHLAAALGLPYSFASHFAPDMLMDAIAIYRERFQPSATLAEPHVMVGIMGVGADTDEEARHLFTSAQQQFVNLRKNVRTPFPRPVESMDGYWNDMERITVEHTLRYAAVGSHATIENKLQQFLGETGADELIVSMPIHDINKRLRSVEIFADVRNGVKKAA, from the coding sequence ATGATTCCCTTTTCCATTCTCGATCTGTCGCCGATTGGCGATGGGGAGAACGCAAGCCAGGCGCTCGACAATTCCCGCCGCATGGCGATCAAGGCGGAAGAACACGGCTATGAGCGTTTCTGGCTTGCCGAGCATCACGGCATGCCGGGTATTGCCAGCGCCGCCACATCGATCGTTATCGCCCATGTAGGTGCGGCGACCTCGCGCATCCGCGTCGGCTCGGGCGGCATCATGCTGCCGAACCATTCTCCGCTCGTCATTGCCGAACAGTTCGGCACGCTGGCAGCGCTTCTACCGGGCCGTGTCGATCTTGGCCTTGGCCGCGCCCCGGGTACGGATATGCGCACCGCGCGTGCGCTCCGCCGCAATCTCGATGCCGGTGCTGAAAACTTCCCGCATGATATTGTCGAGCTTCAGCGCTACCTCGGCGCGCCGGAACCGGATCAGGCGATCCTCGCCGTTCCGGGCGTCAATTCCAATGTGCCGATCTGGCTTTTGGGCTCCAGCATTTATAGCGCGCATCTGGCCGCAGCGCTTGGCCTGCCCTATTCCTTTGCCTCGCATTTCGCCCCGGACATGCTGATGGATGCGATCGCCATCTATCGCGAGCGCTTTCAGCCGTCTGCGACGCTAGCGGAACCGCATGTCATGGTGGGCATCATGGGCGTCGGCGCGGATACGGACGAAGAAGCACGCCATCTCTTCACCTCGGCCCAGCAGCAATTCGTCAATCTGCGCAAGAATGTCCGCACGCCCTTCCCGCGTCCGGTGGAGAGCATGGACGGCTACTGGAACGACATGGAGCGGATCACGGTAGAACACACGTTGCGCTATGCCGCCGTCGGTTCGCACGCGACCATCGAGAACAAACTCCAGCAGTTCCTGGGCGAGACCGGCGCAGACGAATTGATCGTCTCCATGCCGATCCACGACATCAACAAGCGGCTGCGTTCGGTCGAGATTTTTGCCGACGTGCGCAATGGCGTGAAGAAGGCGGCGTAG
- a CDS encoding YebC/PmpR family DNA-binding transcriptional regulator, whose amino-acid sequence MAGHSQFKNIMHRKGKQDSIRSKMFSKLAREITVAAKSGLPDPTMNAALRLAVQNAKAQSMPKDNIDRAIKKASGADAENYDSVRYEGYGPGGTAVIVEALTDNRNRTASNIRSIFTKAGGALGETGSVSFSFDRVGEITYKASVGDADKVMEAAIEAGAEDVESGEDGHTIICGFEDINEVSKALEATLGEADSVKAVWRPQNTVPVDEEKAQSLMKLIDNLEDDDDVQNVYSNFEVSEEVMAKLSA is encoded by the coding sequence ATGGCTGGCCATTCACAGTTCAAGAACATCATGCATCGCAAGGGGAAACAGGATTCGATCCGTTCGAAGATGTTCTCCAAGCTTGCTCGTGAAATCACCGTTGCAGCCAAGTCCGGTCTTCCGGACCCGACCATGAATGCTGCTCTTCGCCTTGCCGTGCAGAACGCCAAGGCGCAGTCCATGCCGAAGGACAATATCGACCGCGCCATCAAGAAGGCGTCGGGCGCAGATGCGGAAAACTACGATTCCGTTCGCTACGAAGGCTACGGCCCAGGCGGCACGGCGGTCATCGTCGAAGCGCTGACGGACAACCGCAATCGTACGGCTTCCAACATTCGCTCGATCTTCACCAAGGCTGGCGGTGCGCTGGGTGAAACCGGTTCGGTTTCCTTCTCCTTCGACCGGGTTGGCGAAATCACCTACAAGGCATCCGTTGGCGATGCCGACAAGGTGATGGAAGCGGCGATCGAAGCCGGTGCCGAAGACGTGGAAAGCGGTGAAGACGGCCACACGATCATCTGCGGTTTCGAAGATATCAACGAAGTGTCCAAGGCGCTTGAAGCCACGCTCGGCGAAGCCGACAGCGTGAAGGCCGTCTGGCGTCCGCAGAACACCGTTCCGGTGGATGAGGAAAAGGCTCAGTCGCTGATGAAGCTCATCGACAACCTCGAAGACGATGACGACGTGCAGAACGTCTATTCGAACTTCGAAGTGTCCGAAGAGGTTATGGCGAAGCTGTCTGCCTGA
- a CDS encoding pyridoxamine 5'-phosphate oxidase family protein, whose protein sequence is MVSLTEAREQPARQLWDEINSVHAGMLGLEGLHSHMQPMAPHADPKTNTIWFFSKKDTDLVQSLKSGSRAHFCVIGKDHDYHACLSGKLEVRDDKAKLDEYWNSVTAAWYEHGKSDPQLVMLALHVDDADIWASTDSTLKFGWEIAKANMSDEKMPDVGVRQHLAFA, encoded by the coding sequence ATGGTAAGTCTGACTGAAGCACGCGAACAACCCGCCCGTCAGCTTTGGGACGAGATCAACTCCGTCCATGCAGGCATGTTGGGTCTGGAAGGTCTCCACAGCCACATGCAGCCCATGGCGCCGCATGCGGACCCGAAGACCAACACCATCTGGTTCTTCTCCAAGAAGGATACGGACCTTGTTCAGTCGCTGAAGTCCGGCTCGCGTGCGCATTTCTGCGTTATCGGCAAGGATCATGATTACCACGCCTGCCTGTCCGGCAAACTCGAAGTGCGCGACGACAAGGCTAAGCTCGACGAATATTGGAACTCCGTCACCGCCGCCTGGTATGAGCACGGCAAGAGCGACCCACAGCTCGTCATGCTGGCCCTCCATGTGGACGATGCCGATATCTGGGCCTCCACCGACAGCACGCTGAAATTCGGCTGGGAAATCGCCAAGGCCAATATGTCCGACGAAAAGATGCCGGATGTCGGCGTTCGTCAGCACCTGGCCTTTGCCTGA
- a CDS encoding MBL fold metallo-hydrolase, with the protein MPRMFMPALIALLFSAASVAAQEPPHRPPVSQCQAIAQALPRVTFASFKPSDVKKAQLSEREEVKIQYIGHSTYTIESPGGVVIATDYNGVYRPPVMPTVATMNNAHTTHYTLSPEPEIKYVLHGWSDVPGEKAVHKLEVGDVYIRNVTSDIRNRWGGGGLLTKDGNSIFIFEVAGLCIGHLGHLHYELTETQYAEIGRLDVLMVPVDGGLTMGADSMSRIVKRLRSALILPMHQPSALERFLVAFGPQFKIAYASDPVIRVSMRNLPKQPQILVPQGM; encoded by the coding sequence ATGCCTCGCATGTTCATGCCTGCATTGATCGCCCTGCTGTTCAGCGCCGCTTCCGTAGCCGCGCAGGAGCCTCCCCATCGACCTCCCGTCAGCCAGTGCCAGGCGATCGCGCAGGCGCTTCCCCGCGTTACCTTTGCAAGCTTCAAGCCTTCAGACGTGAAAAAGGCGCAGCTCAGCGAACGGGAAGAGGTAAAGATCCAGTATATAGGGCATTCCACCTACACGATCGAGTCGCCCGGGGGCGTAGTGATTGCGACCGATTATAATGGGGTGTACCGCCCGCCTGTCATGCCCACCGTGGCGACGATGAACAATGCGCACACGACGCATTACACGCTCTCGCCGGAGCCTGAGATCAAATACGTGCTGCATGGCTGGAGCGATGTGCCGGGCGAAAAGGCCGTGCATAAGCTGGAAGTGGGCGACGTCTATATCCGCAATGTCACCTCGGATATCCGCAATCGCTGGGGTGGAGGCGGCCTGCTGACGAAGGACGGCAACTCGATCTTTATTTTCGAGGTCGCCGGGCTCTGCATCGGCCATCTCGGACACCTGCATTATGAGCTGACGGAAACGCAATATGCGGAGATCGGCAGGCTGGATGTGTTGATGGTGCCGGTGGATGGAGGGTTGACGATGGGCGCCGACAGCATGAGCCGGATCGTCAAACGGTTACGGTCCGCGCTCATCCTGCCCATGCACCAGCCGAGCGCCCTTGAGCGGTTTCTCGTCGCCTTCGGCCCCCAGTTCAAGATCGCCTATGCCAGCGACCCGGTCATCCGCGTTTCGATGCGCAATCTTCCCAAGCAGCCGCAGATTCTTGTGCCGCAAGGGATGTGA
- a CDS encoding TIGR00282 family metallophosphoesterase produces MRLLFLGDMVGKTGRTAVWEKLPGLISDLKLDFVIVNGENAAGGFGITEEIYLETINAGADVVTTGNHVWDQKEAVSFCERHDQFLRPANYPKGTPGKGSGLFYARNGARVLVANIMGRVFMHPELDDPFSSAENILAACPLKEQADAIIFDFHAEATSEKQCFGHFVDGRASFVVGTHTHVPTADAQILNGGTAYMSDAGMCGDYDSSLGMEKEEPINRFISKMPKGRFEAASGPATLCGVGVEISDSTGLAEKIAPLRIGPRLAETVPAFWA; encoded by the coding sequence ATGAGACTACTTTTTCTCGGAGATATGGTGGGCAAGACCGGACGCACGGCGGTCTGGGAAAAATTGCCGGGGCTGATCTCCGACCTGAAACTGGATTTCGTCATCGTCAATGGCGAGAACGCCGCTGGCGGCTTTGGCATTACGGAAGAGATTTATCTGGAAACCATCAATGCTGGCGCTGACGTCGTCACCACCGGCAATCATGTCTGGGACCAGAAAGAGGCCGTCTCCTTCTGCGAACGCCACGACCAGTTCCTGCGTCCCGCCAATTATCCGAAGGGCACGCCCGGCAAGGGGTCGGGCCTGTTCTATGCCCGCAATGGCGCGCGTGTGCTGGTCGCCAACATCATGGGCCGCGTCTTCATGCATCCTGAGCTGGATGATCCCTTCAGCTCGGCGGAGAACATCTTGGCGGCCTGCCCGCTGAAGGAGCAGGCGGATGCGATCATCTTCGATTTTCATGCGGAAGCGACCAGCGAGAAGCAGTGCTTCGGCCATTTCGTCGATGGCCGCGCCAGCTTCGTCGTCGGCACCCATACGCACGTGCCGACTGCGGATGCACAGATCCTGAACGGCGGAACCGCTTATATGTCGGATGCGGGCATGTGCGGCGATTACGATTCCTCGCTCGGCATGGAAAAGGAAGAGCCGATCAATCGGTTTATCTCGAAAATGCCGAAGGGTCGCTTTGAGGCGGCCAGTGGCCCGGCGACACTGTGCGGCGTTGGGGTTGAGATTTCCGATAGCACCGGCTTGGCGGAGAAGATCGCGCCTTTGCGGATCGGGCCGAGATTGGCGGAGACTGTTCCGGCGTTTTGGGCGTGA
- a CDS encoding 5-formyltetrahydrofolate cyclo-ligase, giving the protein MSEAGSLTKAQLRIERLALRDALSVEERATKSLVMAEKGADALSFVPGTVISGFMPIRSEADTRPLMEALRDKGATLCLPVMLDRETIVFREFTRGTELVKTGFGTKGPDENAAELDPQILLVPLSAFDGKGQRIGYGAGHYDRAIARLHAKGLEPLLIGIAFDCQEVPSVPAEAHDVALDAILTESGLRHFSGRAGA; this is encoded by the coding sequence ATGAGCGAAGCCGGTTCTCTGACAAAAGCGCAATTGCGTATCGAGCGTCTCGCCCTGCGGGACGCTCTTTCCGTTGAAGAACGCGCGACCAAGAGCCTTGTCATGGCTGAGAAGGGCGCGGACGCTTTGTCCTTCGTCCCCGGCACGGTAATTTCCGGCTTCATGCCGATCCGCTCCGAAGCCGACACCAGACCTTTGATGGAAGCCCTTCGCGACAAGGGCGCCACGCTTTGCCTGCCGGTGATGCTCGACCGGGAAACCATCGTCTTTCGCGAATTCACCCGCGGCACGGAACTGGTCAAGACCGGTTTCGGCACCAAGGGGCCGGATGAGAACGCTGCCGAGCTCGACCCGCAAATCCTGCTCGTTCCGCTGTCTGCCTTCGATGGCAAAGGGCAGAGGATCGGCTATGGGGCCGGGCATTATGACCGGGCTATCGCCCGCCTGCACGCAAAAGGGCTGGAACCCTTGCTGATAGGCATTGCATTCGACTGCCAGGAAGTGCCATCAGTGCCGGCGGAAGCGCATGACGTTGCGCTGGACGCAATTTTGACCGAAAGCGGCTTGCGGCATTTTTCTGGCAGGGCAGGGGCATGA
- a CDS encoding hemolysin family protein yields the protein MIVVLLTVLNGVLAMSELAVVSSRPARLKVLAAQGSKGATMALNLSENPGRFLSTVQIGITLVGVLSGAFSGATLGARFTLWLAEQGVPDRAADALGVGVVVVAITYLSLIVGELVPKQIALRDAEKVAARVAPAMVFLSKIGAPVVWLLDKSGKIVLALLGHSGESSASVTDDEIRTVLAEAHSAGVIETEESAMITGVMRLADRNARGLMTPRRDVEVVDIEDTAEEIREQLRGTQRSRLPVRNGASDEILGVLFAKDAFDALASGKELNIRELLREVPVVSDLTSAVDVIQSLRRSTVHMVLVYDEYGHFEGIISSGDILEAITGAFQEDDGEEPAMVEREDGSFLVAGWMAADEFADRMGFQIDEDAEFETVAGLVLDEFRRLPELGEHITRNGWRFEVIDLDGHRIDKVLVSRAA from the coding sequence ATGATCGTGGTCCTGCTCACCGTATTGAACGGGGTGCTCGCCATGTCCGAGCTTGCTGTCGTCTCTTCCAGACCGGCGAGACTTAAAGTGCTGGCCGCTCAAGGCAGCAAGGGTGCCACGATGGCGCTCAATCTTTCTGAAAATCCCGGACGGTTTTTGTCCACTGTGCAGATCGGCATTACGCTGGTCGGCGTTCTCTCCGGTGCCTTTTCCGGCGCCACACTCGGTGCCCGCTTCACGCTTTGGCTTGCCGAACAGGGCGTGCCGGACCGTGCCGCCGATGCGCTTGGCGTCGGTGTCGTGGTCGTGGCCATTACCTACCTGTCGCTGATCGTCGGCGAACTTGTGCCCAAGCAGATCGCGCTGCGCGACGCTGAAAAGGTTGCAGCCCGCGTGGCACCGGCCATGGTGTTCCTGTCGAAGATCGGCGCACCGGTCGTCTGGCTTCTCGACAAGTCGGGCAAGATCGTGCTGGCGCTGCTGGGTCACAGCGGTGAATCGAGCGCCTCTGTTACCGATGACGAAATCCGCACGGTTCTGGCCGAAGCGCATAGTGCCGGCGTGATCGAAACCGAAGAATCGGCGATGATCACCGGCGTCATGCGCCTTGCCGACCGTAACGCCCGCGGCCTGATGACGCCGCGTCGCGATGTGGAAGTCGTCGACATCGAGGACACGGCTGAGGAAATCCGTGAGCAGCTTCGTGGCACCCAGCGTTCGCGCCTGCCGGTGCGCAACGGGGCTTCGGATGAGATCCTCGGCGTGCTTTTCGCCAAGGATGCCTTCGATGCGCTGGCGTCCGGCAAGGAGCTCAACATTCGCGAGTTGCTGCGTGAAGTGCCGGTTGTCTCCGACCTCACTAGCGCGGTCGACGTGATCCAGTCGCTGCGCCGTTCCACGGTGCATATGGTCCTCGTCTATGACGAATATGGCCACTTCGAAGGCATCATCAGCTCCGGCGACATTCTGGAGGCCATTACCGGCGCCTTTCAGGAGGACGATGGTGAAGAGCCTGCGATGGTGGAGCGCGAGGATGGCAGCTTCCTGGTTGCTGGCTGGATGGCTGCCGACGAGTTTGCCGATCGCATGGGCTTCCAGATCGATGAGGATGCCGAATTCGAAACCGTCGCCGGTCTGGTGCTGGACGAGTTCCGTCGCCTGCCGGAACTGGGCGAGCACATAACGCGCAACGGCTGGCGCTTTGAGGTCATCGATCTCGATGGCCATCGCATCGACAAGGTCCTGGTCAGCCGGGCTGCCTGA
- a CDS encoding cell division protein ZapA: MAQVTVMIDGKAYRMACEAGQEDHLTDLAARFDRYVGHLKSQFGEIGDLRLTVMAGIMITDEMSELSRKIEALENQVASLQQNRDGMAESKAKADEQIVLAISDLAMRLNGITEKLVERPKPSVN, from the coding sequence ATGGCTCAAGTCACCGTGATGATCGACGGCAAGGCCTATCGCATGGCCTGCGAAGCAGGACAGGAAGACCACCTCACCGATCTCGCCGCCCGTTTCGACCGCTATGTCGGTCATCTGAAAAGCCAATTCGGCGAGATCGGCGATCTGAGATTGACCGTCATGGCCGGCATCATGATCACCGACGAGATGTCGGAGCTGTCGCGCAAGATCGAAGCGCTGGAAAACCAGGTCGCCTCGTTGCAGCAGAACCGCGACGGCATGGCTGAAAGCAAGGCGAAGGCCGACGAGCAGATCGTGCTCGCCATTTCCGATCTCGCCATGCGGCTGAACGGCATTACCGAAAAGCTGGTGGAAAGGCCGAAGCCTTCGGTCAATTGA
- a CDS encoding DUF4164 domain-containing protein encodes MTAEKTIHVALSELSSAITSLENALDMRLERQRESGEVESEVKRVHVDRARLAQELDQSQFRANRLEEVNREVSRRLVTAMETIRAVLDR; translated from the coding sequence ATGACGGCGGAAAAAACCATACATGTTGCGCTGTCGGAGCTCAGCTCCGCAATCACCAGCCTTGAAAACGCCCTCGACATGCGCCTCGAGCGCCAGCGGGAAAGCGGCGAGGTGGAGAGTGAAGTCAAGCGCGTGCATGTGGATCGTGCCCGCCTTGCCCAGGAACTCGATCAGTCGCAGTTCCGCGCCAACCGTCTCGAAGAGGTGAACCGCGAGGTCTCGCGCCGTCTTGTCACGGCCATGGAAACCATCCGCGCCGTGCTGGACAGATAA